One genomic window of Verrucomicrobiia bacterium includes the following:
- a CDS encoding PQQ-dependent sugar dehydrogenase, protein MRRFRNSDPDVGTAPYRQTGPGAAAPLSPVIALADRPRAWLRPMLAVLLASASTWAGVAQHLVSNPPRFPFADQPAAYELVNLMPSLNFTDIIGIATPPGRTNELFVVIKTGRIYAITNLAAPTLTDFLDIRSKTFTVGECGLTGLAFHPNYAQNRRFFVFYTPTNSAAQRMYNAVSRFQTDPANPWRALPNSEQTLFAQHDVASNHQGGDLHFGPDGYLYVSLGDGGGGSAGATANAQKINNNLFAGILRLDVDEQPGSLTPNSHAAVVGGYRIPPDNPYVGATSFHGQSVNPSSVRTEFWAVGLRNPFRMSFDSYTGELYVGDVGEVTREEINRVVAGGNYGWNRAEGTLVYNAPPSGTTYLPPLYEYGRTGDANFQGFCVIGGVVYRGTRNPELFGRYIFADYTTRHVWALDPGQPAGSVRRLLTAAGQPVSFGFHPRTGEVLVVERSGSTGRISRLRRTPATDGPGLPQTLSATAVFSNLGTLATQEGVLPYEVNLPFWSDHAMKYRWFFFQDPAGVITRDASDRWTFPTGTVWVKHFELDLVRGNPATRRRLETRFLVKTAESVYGLTYRWRPDGSDADLVPDGGMDETIQIQDGGVIRDQVWRYPGRSECMVCHHGTAGGVLGFSTRQLNRNVVVAGSGINQLTAFGNLGVIQPPHSQPASLPRLSASDDLTVPLEDRFRSYLDVNCAYCHQPGGIGRGQWDGRLATPFHQAGILNGPVFDDLGIPGARVIIPDNLGASMIWQRISRLDDRHMPPLASSELNAPALELVRSFIEGGPPAPMRTEWTIGTYEGPGTPNYPVSAFAEFSAADNARTPAPGAVTRVPGDPQYSAANNPRSDDDYYFAGTYPAGFNGLTSTLVVPYDEPFSAWERSHGKTDPTNRIHLVLSPSQTSAGVRFQLRLEYCNGGVSIDGVRQPGFGEHSMVYRFRNGTGLETVLQSRVLNSVGPVVIEFDAAAVGATPGPNTIELVRTGPSLSGVSYWVEYDQVRLSVVPSAPPAVRTSWVIGTREGPSTPGYPGAAFAEFSIQNQRLDPSPGSVTRLPGDPQYAAASNPGADDHFYFAGTYPTGFNALTTPLQVPNDEPPVAWERAHSGADRFNRVHFMLSEAHLVPGARLRLIFEICSGKRMIGTVDSGFGEHDMIVSFRNTAGTVTQLLSRKITATGPVEVEFPVSAVAAQAGPNTIELNRTGPNASGESFWIVYDYLRLDSNVGGGYPAPY, encoded by the coding sequence TCGGCATTGCCACGCCTCCGGGACGCACCAACGAGCTCTTCGTGGTGATCAAGACCGGGCGGATTTACGCCATCACCAATCTGGCTGCGCCGACCCTTACCGACTTCCTCGACATCCGGTCAAAGACCTTCACCGTCGGCGAATGCGGGTTGACCGGGCTCGCGTTTCATCCGAACTACGCGCAAAACCGGAGGTTCTTCGTCTTCTACACGCCGACCAACAGTGCGGCGCAGCGAATGTACAATGCGGTTTCCCGCTTCCAGACGGATCCGGCCAATCCCTGGCGGGCCCTGCCGAACTCCGAGCAGACGCTGTTCGCCCAGCACGACGTGGCCTCCAATCATCAGGGGGGTGACCTGCACTTTGGTCCCGACGGATACTTGTACGTCTCGCTCGGTGATGGGGGCGGCGGATCGGCCGGGGCGACTGCCAATGCCCAGAAGATCAACAATAATTTGTTCGCGGGAATCCTGCGCCTGGATGTGGATGAGCAACCGGGGAGCCTGACCCCGAATTCGCATGCCGCCGTCGTTGGGGGATACCGGATTCCGCCGGACAACCCGTATGTGGGTGCCACAAGCTTCCATGGACAGTCCGTGAATCCATCGTCGGTCCGCACGGAGTTCTGGGCGGTGGGCCTGCGGAATCCGTTTCGAATGTCGTTCGACTCCTACACCGGGGAGCTTTACGTCGGCGACGTCGGCGAGGTGACCCGGGAGGAGATCAACCGGGTGGTGGCCGGCGGGAACTACGGATGGAACCGTGCCGAGGGAACCCTCGTCTACAACGCGCCGCCTTCCGGGACCACCTATCTGCCGCCGCTTTACGAATATGGACGGACCGGTGACGCGAACTTCCAGGGGTTCTGTGTGATTGGCGGTGTGGTGTACCGCGGCACGCGGAATCCGGAACTTTTCGGCAGGTACATTTTCGCGGACTATACCACGCGCCACGTTTGGGCGCTGGATCCCGGGCAGCCGGCCGGGTCGGTGCGGCGTCTGCTGACGGCAGCGGGACAGCCGGTTTCGTTTGGCTTTCATCCGCGGACCGGAGAGGTGCTGGTGGTGGAAAGAAGTGGTTCCACCGGGCGGATTTCAAGACTCCGGCGCACGCCGGCAACGGACGGCCCGGGCCTGCCTCAAACGCTGAGCGCGACCGCAGTCTTTTCCAACCTGGGGACCCTCGCGACCCAGGAAGGGGTGCTTCCCTACGAGGTCAATCTTCCCTTCTGGTCGGATCACGCCATGAAGTACCGGTGGTTTTTCTTCCAGGACCCCGCTGGCGTGATCACGCGGGACGCTTCAGACCGGTGGACGTTCCCGACCGGCACGGTCTGGGTGAAGCACTTTGAGCTGGACCTTGTGCGCGGGAATCCGGCGACTCGACGCCGTCTCGAGACCCGCTTCCTCGTCAAGACGGCGGAAAGCGTTTACGGGCTGACCTACCGATGGCGTCCGGACGGCAGCGACGCGGACCTCGTTCCGGATGGCGGAATGGATGAGACCATCCAGATTCAGGACGGTGGTGTCATTCGCGACCAGGTCTGGCGTTATCCCGGGCGTTCGGAGTGCATGGTCTGCCACCATGGCACCGCGGGAGGCGTGCTGGGTTTCAGCACACGGCAACTCAATCGCAATGTGGTGGTTGCGGGATCAGGGATCAACCAGTTGACGGCGTTCGGAAACCTGGGGGTGATTCAACCGCCACATTCGCAGCCGGCGTCGTTGCCGAGGCTGTCGGCTTCGGATGATCTCACGGTGCCTTTGGAGGACCGCTTCCGGTCGTATCTGGATGTCAATTGCGCATACTGTCATCAACCGGGCGGCATCGGACGGGGCCAGTGGGACGGACGCTTGGCGACGCCGTTCCATCAGGCGGGCATTCTGAATGGCCCGGTTTTTGACGACCTCGGAATCCCCGGTGCCCGTGTCATTATCCCCGACAACCTCGGCGCCTCGATGATCTGGCAGCGAATCAGCCGCCTCGACGACCGGCACATGCCTCCGCTGGCCAGCTCCGAGCTGAATGCGCCAGCCCTGGAACTGGTTCGCTCGTTCATCGAGGGCGGACCACCGGCGCCGATGCGCACCGAATGGACCATCGGCACCTATGAGGGTCCCGGCACTCCCAATTATCCGGTCTCGGCATTTGCGGAGTTCTCGGCGGCGGACAATGCGCGCACGCCGGCTCCCGGTGCCGTGACCCGGGTGCCGGGTGATCCCCAGTACAGCGCGGCCAACAACCCCCGTTCGGATGACGACTACTACTTCGCGGGCACCTATCCCGCGGGATTCAATGGTCTGACCTCGACACTTGTGGTGCCATACGACGAGCCCTTTTCGGCATGGGAGCGCTCGCACGGAAAGACGGATCCGACCAACCGGATTCATCTGGTCCTTTCGCCCTCGCAGACATCAGCCGGGGTCCGTTTCCAGCTGCGCCTTGAGTATTGCAACGGCGGGGTGTCCATCGATGGGGTGCGGCAGCCCGGGTTCGGGGAGCACAGCATGGTGTACCGGTTTCGCAATGGAACCGGCCTGGAAACCGTCCTGCAGAGCCGTGTGCTCAATTCCGTGGGTCCGGTGGTGATCGAGTTCGATGCGGCGGCGGTGGGCGCCACCCCGGGCCCGAACACCATCGAGCTGGTTCGAACCGGCCCGTCGCTGTCCGGGGTGTCGTACTGGGTGGAATACGACCAGGTCCGCCTGAGCGTGGTGCCGTCTGCACCGCCTGCGGTTCGGACGTCCTGGGTGATCGGCACCCGGGAAGGACCCTCGACGCCGGGCTATCCCGGCGCTGCATTCGCGGAGTTTTCAATCCAGAACCAGAGGCTGGATCCGTCCCCCGGATCGGTGACCCGGCTGCCGGGGGATCCGCAGTACGCAGCCGCGTCGAATCCCGGCGCGGACGATCACTTCTATTTCGCCGGCACCTATCCCACGGGATTCAATGCCCTGACGACGCCCCTTCAAGTCCCCAATGACGAGCCTCCGGTGGCGTGGGAGCGTGCCCATTCCGGCGCGGACCGCTTCAACCGGGTCCACTTCATGCTGAGCGAAGCCCACTTGGTGCCCGGAGCCCGGCTGCGGCTTATTTTCGAGATCTGCAGCGGCAAGCGGATGATCGGCACGGTGGACAGCGGGTTTGGCGAGCACGACATGATCGTGAGTTTTCGAAACACGGCCGGGACGGTGACCCAGCTTCTCAGCCGAAAGATCACGGCCACCGGTCCGGTGGAGGTGGAGTTCCCCGTGAGCGCCGTGGCGGCGCAGGCGGGTCCGAACACGATCGAACTGAACCGAACCGGTCCAAACGCCTCGGGCGAATCCTTCTGGATCGTGTACGACTACCTCCGGCTGGACAGCAACGTGGGCGGCGGATACCCCGCACCCTACTGA